GCTTACTATGTAGATCACCGTAATGCGCGCCCTGCGTATTTAGATAAATTTTATGCACATATTAACTGGGAATTTGTAGCAAAAGCTTATGAATGGGCTATTAAAGAAGGTATGAACTCAGTAAGCTTTTATGCAAACGAATTGCATCCTGTAAAATAATCAAGTTTTTTTAAGAAAAACCCCGTAAAATAGACTAAATACAAACACTAGGAGTTTATATGGAGGTTTTTCTTTCTGTCGTGGCTACTTTATTTTGTGTGTTTTTAGTAGCCTATTTTATTCTTAACAAATACAATCCTATCTTTACTTTTTTTCTCTCAGGTATTGTTATCTTAATCATCATTTCTTTAGCAACTGGTGAGTCTGTGCTAAAACAAAGCTTAGGAAATCCTGTTTTTGATGTCTTTGGCTTTGTAACTCAAACTTTTAAAACTAATTTAGCTGGTGTGGGGCTTATTATAATGTCTGTTGCAGGTTTTGCAGCTTATATGAAACACATTAATGCTTCGGCAAAGTTAGCTTTTGTAGCAAATAAACCACTAGGCAAGATTAAAAATAAATACCTAGTTTTAAGTGGAACTTTTGTGGTGGGTATGGCTTTAAAAATAGTTATTTCAAGCTACACAGGATTGTTGCTTTTATTGCTTGCTTCGATTTATCCTGTTTTAATCACCATAGGAATTCGTCCTATTACTGCTGTATCAGTTTTATCATTAATTGCACTTGATTATGGTCCTAAAGATGGAAATTCTATAAATTTAGCAGATATGGTAGGCATTGAAAATGTTGTTGCTATGTTTTTTGAATACCAAATTTATCCTGTTATAGCTTACGTTGTTGTGATAGCTTTGCTTATTCCGTTTTATTATAGTTATATGGATAAAAAAGACTTAGCAAAAGGTGTTGTGGATAATATCGAACACATGGAAATAAAAAACCCAAATTGTCCTTTATTTTATATTTTCTTGCCTTGGCTTCCTATAGTGTTTTTATTTTGTGCTTATTTTGCAAATTTATATGGATATAAAGTGAAGCTAGATGTGGTGAGTGCCAATTTTTTAAGTATAAGTTTGGTTTTTATTTTAGAGTATGTTAGACATAAAGACGCAAAAAAACTTGCAGATGATTTGATGGTGATACTAAAAGCTATGGCAGAAATTTTTGTAAGTGTTGTTTGTATTATCATTGCAGCTTCTATTTTTGCAGAAGGTATTAAAGCGTTAAAAGGTATAGAGCATTTAGCCTTAGCAGTTTCTTCTATGGGGGCTTCTGCTGTGTTGCTTACTATTATAGTTTTAAGCTTTATTGTGTATTTTGCAAGTGTGATTATGGGTAGTGGGATTGCTGCTTTTAATGCTTTTGGAAGACTTGCTCCAGATATTGCTCAAAAACTAGGGATTAATCCTGTCTCACTAGCTTTGCCACTTGAGATTGCTTCTTGTTTAGGGCGTGCTGCCTCGCCGATATCGGGTGGAATTTTAGCCTTAGCAGGCTTTGCAAAATTAGATCCTATAGCCATTGTTAAAAGATCTACTCCTATGTTGCTTGTAGGAATGGCTTTGAATATCCTAATAGCTTGGTATTTTGCATAAATTTAGAGTGATGACTTTTAACTATCACTCTAAAATAACCCCTTCATTTAGCACAACTTCGCCTATTACGTAAGCGTCTGAGCTTTCTAAAACTTTTCCTACATTAGATGGATCTACTACCATAACTAAACCCACACCCATATTAAAGCTTCTATACATTTCAGCCTCTTCTACACTTTGGCCTATTTGGTAAAAAATTTCAGGAGTTTTTAAATGATGTTTTCTAATAATTGCGCCTATTCCTCTTGGGAAAACTCTAGGTAAATTTTCTACCAAACCACCACCTGTTATATGAGCTAGTGCATTAATGAATGGTTTTAATTTTAAAAAGTCTTTTACATAAATTCTTGTAGGTTCAAGTAAGATATCGATTAAATTTTTACTCTCTATTTTATCATCAAATTTAAGATTTTGTGCTTCAAATAGTACTTTTCTAGCTAAAGAATATCCATTAGAATGAAGCCCACTACTAGGTAGAGCTAGTAAAATATCTCCATTTTTTACAAAATTTCTTCTATCGATTTCATCTTTTTCAGCCATACCCACTGAAAAACCTGCTAAGTCAAAATCGTTACTATGATACATTCCAGGCATTTCAGCAGTTTCTCCGCCTATTAAGGCACAATTTGCTTTTTTACAACCATTAGCAATCCCTGCTACAACTTTTTTAGCAACTTCTACATCTAGCTTTGCAGTTGCATAATAGTCTAGAAAAAACAAAGGTGTAGCAAAGTTGCAAATTAAATCATTCACACACATTGCTACTAAGTCCTCGCCTATGGTGTCAAATTTTTGACTATCAATAGCAAGGCGCAACTTCGTACCCACTCCATCAGTTGCTGCTAACATAACAGGATTTTTAAAACCACTCGGCATAGCAAAAGCACCTGAAAAAGAGCCTATGCCACCTAAAACATTTTCATTAAAAGTTTCTTTTACTAAAGGCTTGATCGCTTCTACAAAAGCATTGCCATTATCTATACTTACGCCCGCATCTTCATAGCTTATATTCATTTATCTTCCTTTAAGAATTTAAAAGGTATTTTAACTAAAAATGTTTTAAGGCTAAATTATGCAAAATGCTTATTTTGTAACTTCAAGTATAGCGGGTGGAAAGTCAAGCTTTATAAAAATAGTTCAAAATTTGGGTTTTGATACTTTAAGTGCAGATGTGATAGCTCATGAGCTTTTAAATGAAAATGCAAATTTTATAGCTAAGCTTTTTAACAATGATGATTTAATCATAACAGGAAAAATAGATAGAAAAAAACTTGGCACTATTGTATTTAATGATTTAAATGCCAAAAAAAAGTTAGAAGATTTTTTACATCCTAAAATCAAAGAAGCTATTTTACAAAAAGCCCAAATTTTAGATAAAAAAAACAAGGCTTTTTTTATAGAACTGCCTTTATTTTTTGAAAATAATCACTATCAGAATTTGGGAAAAAGTATATTGATTTATACTCCAAAAGAACTTTTACTTCAAAGATTAATGCAAAGAGATAATTTAGATGAAAATGAAGCCTTAAAAAGAATTAACTTGCAACTTGATATAGAAGAAAAACTAAAAAAAGCAGATTTTGTGATAAAAAATACTTCAGGTTATGAAAATTTTGAGAAAAATGTGCTAAATTTTTTAAAACACACTTTAAAGGTTGAAAAATGAAATTTTACAAGTACTGTGCTAGTGGGAATGATTTTGTGGTGTTTGCAGATAATGAAAAAAAAGATCGTAGCGAATTAGCTAAAATTCTTTGTAATCGTTATGAGGGCATAGGCGCTGATGGGCTTATAGTAGTTGTGCCTCATGATAGATATGATTTTGAATGGGAATTTTATAATTGCGATGGGAGCAAGGCAAGTATGTGCGGTAATGGCTCGCGTGCAGCAGCTCATTTTGCTCATCATTATTTAAAAAAATCTCAATATTTAAATTTCTTAACTGGCGCAGGACTTATAAAATCTTTTGTTGATGATGATATAGTCGAAATCAAACTTAGCGGGGTAAAAGATATCAAAGAAGCTTTTGAGTATAAAGGTAGAATTTGGCAAGGCTGTAATACTGGCGTTCCGCATATAGTAACCTTTGTTGATGATTTAAATGAATTTGATGTAAATTTATGCAAAGAAGTGCGTAAAAGATACAATGCAAATGTTAATTTTGCTAAAGTAGAAGATGATAAATTTATAAGAGTTAGAACTTATGAACGCGGGGTGGAAGATGAGACTTTAGCTTGCGGTACGGGCATGGGGGCATGTTTTTATCTAGCGTATTTAAATCAAGAGGCAAAAGATGATATTTTGGTAAAACCAAAAAGTAACGAAAGTTTGTATTTTAGATTAGAAGAGGATCAAATATTTTTTAGAGGAAAGGTGAAGTGTTGTTTTGAAGCTGATTGTAATTTTGCTTAGTAGTGTTTTATTTTTAAAAGCTGAATTTATAGCAGGTTTTGATGAACAATATTATGCTTTAAGTATAAAAGAAAAGCGTGAAGTTTTTATCAAAAAAATCAATGCTTTATTGGATGTTTCTTTTAAAGAGATAGAAAAGGAAAAAGAATTTATAGAATTTTTCTTTAAAGAAGCTATAAAGAATAATTTTAGAAAGTTAAATACTAATGCTTTGCAAAAACTATGGTTTTTAAAAGAAAAATACCGTGTTAAAAATTTATATGATCACAAAGAATATCAAGTACGCATCCAAAAGGTGCCAAAATCTTTAGCCATAGCTCAAGCAATTATTGAAAGTGCAACTGGTACAAGTCGTTTTGCTAAAGAGGCAAATAATTTATTTGGTGAGTGGACTTGGGGCGAAAAAGGTTTGGTGCCAAAGGAAAGAGGCGAGGGTAAAACCCATAAAATTCGTATATTTGATAGCTTGCAAGAAAGTGTGGATTCGTACCTGCTTAATTTAAATCGCCATGATGCTTATAAAGAATTCAGAGCTTGGCGGTGGAATGCGATAAGCGAAAATGAAAAGCTTGATGGTAAAGAAGCGGCAAGTCATTTAGAAAAATATTCAGAGATTAAAAGTAATTACACTGAGCTGATTTTATCCATCATCGAGCAATATAAGCTTGATGAGTTAGACTAATTACCCAAGGCCCACTCATCAAAAGGTAAAATCATCACGCGCATCCCTTCAACGAAAAACTCATCTCTTTGTGAAAGCGTGATGATATAAATAGTCGAAAGCGTAAGTTGATTTTTGCTAAGGATTTTTTTGACTTTTAAGCTAAGCAAATCTTTATCTTTAAAGGGTGAGCATAAAAATGCATTTTTAAGACTTGGTAAGTAAAAATCAAAATGTTTAGTATAAAAAATTTTTTGCTTAAATTTAAATAACTCACTTAAAATCAAATTTTCAAACAAAGTACTAAAGTCTTTTTGTATGCTTAGGGAATTTTTTAGTGAAAAGTCCCAAAAATATACTTTTTTTAAATTCTTTTCAAGATTTTTTACAAAATATAAAGTATAGTTTGATTCTAGTTTTTCTATGCTTTTATATAAGGTATCTTTGGAAATTTTTATACTGTTTTTTAGAGTTTTTAATAACTCATTAACGCTAAATTCACTCCCAAGTTCTAAGGCGATTTGTTTGAGTATGGTAAGCTCTAATGGGGTATAAAAGCTTTTTAAGTATGATGAGTTTGTGTTAAAGTTGTGATTTAAAATCACATTGCGTCCCGTGTGTAAAAAATAACTTACCATTGTTTTAGTATCAGCATATTTTTTGTTCAGGCTTAAAAATTCTTCAAAATCTAAATAATCTAAATGAAGTTCTTCAAACTGATCTAAACAAAAATTACTATCACAAACACTTAATATAATTTGTAAATTAAGGTGTTTTAAACTAGCAAAGTCAAAATCATGAGTAAAGTTACAAAGTGCTAAAAATTTAATCTGTGGATTATAAGTTAAAAACGAATTTAAATTTACTAAAGCGCTTACTTGAAATTTTAAATCATCACAATCAATAAAAAGTATATTTTCTGCTTTATATAAAGACAAAAAATTTAAAATCAAATTTTTCTTACCACTTGCAAAACCACCTTTTATGATGATGTTTTTATGGGTTTGGATTTGAATTTTTCTTTCATCAAATTTTTGAAATTTTGGGTAATTATCGTAAAAAAATTGTAGCGATTTCATAGATTTCTTTATACTAAATGGTGGAGCATAGCGGGTTCGAACCGCTGACCCCAACGCTGCCAGCGTTGTGCTCTCCCAGCTGAGCTAATGCCCCTTTAGATTTTGAAATCATACTATATTTTTTCTTAGATTTTCTTAATGCATAAAAAATCTTGTAAAATTTATAAAATTTAATTTTCATCCTTTTTAAAAGGAAAATAATTAAAAAAAATGTATAAATTTCTTGACATAGCAAAGTATGTTTTTATATAATCTCAACATCATTTTATATGGTGGTTAGATTCTTATGGGTCTAACGAGTTCTTTACAAAGGAAAAAATATGGAAAGAATCAGGCTTAAGCTAAAAGCTTATGACCACAGAGTTCTAGATCGCACAGTTGCAGCAATTGTAGAAGCTGTTAAAAGAACAGGTGCTGACATCAGAGGTCCAGTGCCAATGCCTACAAAAATCAAAAGATACACAGTTTTGAAATCTCCACACATCAATAAAGATTCACGCGAACAATTTGAGATGAGAATTCATGCTCGTATGCTTGATATTGTAGCAGCTACTCCAGATACAGTAGATTCACTCACTAAGCTTGACTTGGCTCCAGAGGTCAATGTTGAAGTAAGAGCTATGGGTAAATAAGGATAGAATATGGAATACATTGTAGAAAAAATTGGTATGAGTAGAACAATCAGCACACCAAGCATTCCTGTAACCTTACTTAAACTTGTTCAAACTAAAGTATGTGAAGTGGAAAATGGAAAAGCTTTGGTTGCTTATGTAAAAGGCAAAGCAAATAATAAATGCATTGCAGGTCAGCAAAAAAAATACAATCTTTCAGCTGAATATAATAGATTTGCTTCTTTAGAAGTAGCAAACACAGAAGCAGGCGATATTGATCTTAATCCTTTAAAAGAAGCTTCTATTTTAAAAGTAAGCTTTAATTCTAAAGGTAGAGGTTATAGTGGGGTTGTTAAAAGACATGGATTTGCCGGAGGTCCTGCAAGTCATGGTTCAAGATTCCACAGACGCCACGGATCAATCGGTAACCGCGAATGGCCAGGTCGTGTTCAACCAGGTATGAAAATGGCAGGTCATTATGGTAATGTAAAAGTTACTGTTAAAAATGAAGTGGTTTCATTTGATGAAGAAAATGGCATCTTAGTAGTAAAAGGTGCGGTACCAGGATTTAATGGTGCTATGGGTAAAATAAGGATTGCAAAATGAGTAAAGTAACTGTTTTAAATGATAAGTTTGAAAAAGCTAGTGAACTCGATCTTCCAGCAAAATATGCAGAAGTTAATCCTCACAACCTTTATTTATATGTAAAATCTTATCTTGCTAGCCTTAGAGCAAACACAGCTCATACTAAAGGTAGAAGCGATGTAAGCGGTGGTGGTAAAAAACCATGGAGACAAAAAGGTCGTGGTGGTGCAAGAGCAGGTTCAACAAGAACGAATGTTTGGGTTGGTGGTGCCGTAGCATTTGGTCCTACAAACAATCGTAATTATTTCCAAAAAGTTAATAAAAAACAAAAACGCTTAGCGCTTGAAAGAGCATTGGCTGATAAAGCACAAAACAATGCATTATTCTCAGTAGATAGTTTAAGCATTGAAAGCGGTAAAACAAAAGATGCAAATGCAGTTATTAAAAAGCTTGGTTTAAAAGATGCTTTAATTGTAAAAGATTTACTAGATGAAAAAACACTTCTTGCTTTTAGAAACTTAGCAAATTGCTATGTAGTTGATATTAGCGAAGTAAATGCTTATTTAGTATCTGTATTTAATGCTGTTATCATTGAAAAAGCAGCGCTTGAATCTATCGTAAAAGAGGGTTAAAATGGCAGATATTACTGATATAAAAACAATACTTTACACTGAAAAAAGCTTAAACCTTCAAGAGCAAGGTGTTGTAGTTATTCAAACTTCTCCAAAAATGACTAAAAATGGTCTAAAAGAAGTTTTAAGAGAATATTTTGGTGTAACTCCAGTAAGAATTAATTCTTTAAAAATGGATGGAAAAGTAAAGCGTTTTAGAGGTCGTGAAGGTCAAAGAAATAGCTTTAAAAAATTCTATGTTAAGCTACCAGAAGGTGTGAGCTTAGAAAGTTCGGAGGCATAAGATGGCAATTAAAACTTATAAACCATATACTCCAAGTAGAAGATACATCACAGGTGTAAGCTCTGATGATATCACAGCAAAAGCTAGTGTACGTTCATTACTTGTAAAACTTCCAGCTCATGCAGGTCGTAACAATAATGGTAGAATCACAAGCCGTCATAAAGAAGCAGGTGCTAAAAAACTTTACAGAATTATAGATTTTAAAAGAAGAAAATTTGGTATTGAAGGTAAAGTTGAAGCAATCGAGTACGATCCATACAGAAATTGTCGTATTGCATTAATCTCTTATAAAGATGGTGAAAAAAGATACATCTTGCAACCAAAAGGTTTAAGCGTTGGTGATGTTATTTGTGCTGCTGAAAGCGGACTTGACATTAAACCAGGTAATGCAATGAAATTAAGAAATATCCCAGTGGGTACTATCGTACACAATATCGAGTTAAAGCCAGGTAAAGGCGGTCAAATGATCCGTTCAGCGGGTGCTTATGCTCAATTAATGGGTAAAGAAGAAAAATACGTTATTTTAAGACTTGCAAGTGGTGAAATGAGACAAGTTTTAGCTGAATGTATGGCAAGTATCGGTGAAGTTGGTAATGAAGAATGGTCAAATGTGACTATCGGTAAAGCAGGTAGAAATCGCCATAGAGGTATTCGTCCTCAAACAAGAGGTTCTGCGATGAACCCAGTTGATCACCCGCACGGTGGGGGTGAAGGTAAGAAAAACTCAGGCCGTCATCCAGTTACTCCATGGGGTAAACCAACTAAAGGTGCTAAAACTCGCCGTAAAAAAGCTAGCGATAAGCTAATAATTTCAAGAAGAAAAGGAAAGTAAGATGGCTAGGTCACTAAAAAAAGGTCCTTTTGTTGATGACCATGTAATGAAAAAAGTCATCGCTGCTAAAAAAGCTAACGATGGTAAGCCAATTAAAACTTGGTCAAGACGCAGCACTATTATACCTGATATGATAGGTTTAACTTTTAATGTTCATAATGGAAAAAGCTTTATCCCAGTATATGTTACTGAAAATCATATCGGTTACAAATTAGGTGAATTTGCACCTACTAGAACATTTAAGGGTCACAAAGGCTCTGTTCAGAAAAAAATAGGTAAGTAAGGGAGATTTATGAGTAGAGCGTTAATTAAATTCATAAGATTATCTCCAACTAAAGCGAGATTGATTGCTAGAGAAGTTCAAGGTATGAATGCAGAGCTTGCATTAGCTAGTTTGAAATTTATGCCAAATAAAGGTGCTAAATTTATAGCAAATGCTATTTCAAGTGCTGTAGCAAATGGCGGATTTGAAGCAAATGAAGTTGTTGTTTCAAGTTGTCGTGTTGATGCTGGTGCGGTTTTAAAAAGATTTAGACCAAGAGCTAGAGGAAGTGCTAGTCGTATTAGAAAGCCAACTTCACACATTTTGGTAGAAGTTAGTAAAGTAGAAGCAAGTGCTGAAAAAACTACAAAAGCTAAAAAAGCATCAGTGAAAAAGGAAAGCTAATATGGGACAAAAAGTAAATCCGATTGGTTTAAGACTAGGAATTAATAGAAATTGGGAATCAAGATGGTTTCCTACAAAAGCTAATTTAGCAGAAAATATTGGTGAAGATTATAAAATCAGAACTTTCTTAAAAAGAAAACTTTATTATGCAGGAATTAGCCAAATTCTTGTAGAAAGAACAGCGAAAAAATTAAGAGTAACTGTTGTAGCTGCAAGACCAGGGATTATTATTGGTAAAAAAGGTAGTGATGTTGATATTTTAAGAAAAGAACTTCAAGATTTAATCAAAAAAGAAGTTAATATCAATATCAAAGAAGAAAGAAAAGCAGGTGCTTCAGCTCAGCTTGCAGCTGAAAGTGTTGCTACTCAACTTGAAAAAAGAATTGCTTTTAGAAGAGCAATGAAAAAAGTAATTCAAGGAGCGCAAAAAGCAGGTGCTAAAGGGATTAAAGTTTCAGTTTCAGGCCGTTTAGGTGGTGCTGAAATGGCAAGAACTGAATGGTACTTAGAAGGTCGTGTTCCACTTCACACTTTAAGAGCAAAAATTGATTACGGTTTTGCAGAAGCACATACTACTTATGGAAATATAGGTATTAAAGTATGGATCTTCAAAGGTGAAGTTTTACAAAAGGGTGTTCAACCTGAAAAAACCGAAGAAAACGCTCCAGCTAAAAAAACTAGAAGAGCAAGAAGAGGTAAATAATCATGTTAATGCCAAAAAGAACAAAATATCGTAAAATGATGAAAGGGCGTAACAGAGGTTATGCCAACAGAGGGACTGAATTTACTTTTGGTGATTTTGCCCTAAAAGCAACTGAAGCTGGCCGTATCAATTCACGTCAAATCGAAGCAGCTCGTATTGCTTTAACTCGTTTTGTAAAAAGACAAGGTAAAACTTGGATTAGAGTTTTCCCAGATAAACCTCTAACTAAAAAACCTTTAGAAACTCGTATGGGTAAAGGTAAAGGTGCAGTTGAGGAATGGGTAATGAACATTAAACCAGGTCGTATTATTTATGAAATGGCAGGGGTTAATGAAGAAATGGCAAGACAAGCTTTAACTTTAGCGATGCACAAATTGCCATTTAAAACTAAGTTTGTTACAAGAGAGAGCCAAAATGAAATATACTGAGATTAAAGATAAAACAGCAGGTGAGCTTGCAACAATGCTAAAAGAAAAAAAGGTGCTTTTATTTACTTTAAGACAAAAGCTAAAAACAATGCAGCTAACTAATCCTAAAGAGATTAGCGAAGTTAAAAAAGACATCGCTAGAATCAATACTGCAATTAGCGCTTTAAAATAAGGATAGAAAATGGCATTTAAAAGAGAAATTCAAGGCGTTGTTGTTCAAATTGCTGGAGATAAAACAGCAACAATTTTGGTTGAAAGAAAAGTGGTTCACCCAAAATACAGAAAAATCGTAAAACGCTTTAAAAAATATTTAATTCATGATGAAAGAAATGAACTTAAAGTGGGAAATACTGTAGTTGCTATTGAATGTAGACCACTTTCTAAGAGAAAATCGTTTCGCTTAAAAACTATAGTATCAGCAGGAGTTGAGTAATGATTCAAAGTTTTACTAGGCTTGCAGTTGCTGATAATAGCGGTGCAAAAGAATTAATGTGTATTAAGGTTTTAGGTGGTAGTAAAAGAAGATACGCTACTGTTGGTGATGTAATCGTTGCATCTGTAAAAAAAGCTCTACCAAATGGTAAAGTTAAAAAAGGTCAAGTAGTAAAAGCAGTTATCGTTAGAACTAAAAAAGAAATTCATAGAGATAATGGTTCTTTAATTCGTTTTGATGAAAATGCAGCAGTTATTCTTGATGCTAAAAGAGAGCCTATCGGAACGCGTATTTTTGGACCAGTAGGTCGTGAAGTAAGATATGGTGGCTTTATGAAAATTGTTTCACTAGCACCGGAGGTGTTGTAATGAAATTAAAAATTAAAAAGAATGATATGGTAAAAATTATCGCAGGCGATGACAAAGGTAAAACAGGTAAAGTTTTGGCAGTATTTCCTAAAACAAATAAAGTAATTGTTGAGGGTTGTAAAATCGCTAAAAAAGCTGTTAAGCCAAGTGATAAAAATCCAAATGGCGGTTTTATCAATAAAGAAATGCCAATGGATATTTCAAATGTAGCAAAGGCAGGAGAATAAGATGATGAGATTGAAAGAAAAATATACTCAAAATATCAAACCTGCTTTAGTAAAAGAATTTGATATCAAAAATCCTATGCTTATTCCTTTTATTGAAAAAATTGTAATCAGCGTAGGTGCTGGGGAATTAGCAAAAGATCAAAAAGTATTACAAAATGTTGCAGATACTATTTCATTGATCGCTGGGCAAAAAGCAGTTATTACAAAAGCCAAAAAATCAGTTGCTGGTTTTAAAGTAAGAGAAGGCTTTCCAGTAGGAGTAATGGTAACATTAAGAAAAGACAATATGTATGCTTTTTTAGATAAGCTTATTACTATAGCTCTTCCTCGTGTTAAAGACTTTAGAGGTCTTCCAAGAGATGGTTTTGATGGAAGAGGAAACTATAACTTTGGTTTAGATGAGCAGTTAATGTTCCCAGAAGTTGAATATGATAAAATATTAAGAACTCATGGTATGAACATTTCTATCGTTACAACAGCAAAATCAGATAAAGAGGCACAAAAATTATTAGAATTATTTGGCGTGCCATTTGCAAAAGGAAAGTAATATGGCTAAAAAATCAATGATTGCAAAAGCTGCCCGCAAACCTAAATTTAGTGTTAGAGGGTATACTAGATGCCAAATTTGTGGAAGACCACATTCAGTTTATAGAGATTTTGGAATTTGCAGAGTTTGCTTAAGAAAAATGGCAAATGAAGGTTTAATTCCTGGTCTTAAAAAAGCAAGTTGGTAAGAGGAAAGAACCATGATAAATGATTTAATTTCAGATTCACTAACAAGAATTAGAAATGCAGGGATGAGAAGATTAGAAACTACTCAACTTTTGCATTCTAAAGTTATCGAAGCTTTACTTGGAATTTTCCAAGCTAAAGGCTATATTGAAAGCTTTAATGTTATTGAAGAGGATAAAAAGAAATTCATCAATGTAGTTTTAAAATACGATGAAAAAGGTAAAAGCGTAATTAATGAAGTTAAACGTATTTCTAAACCTGGTCGTCGTGTTTATAAAGGCAAAGATGAGATTAAAAGATTTAAAAACGGTTATGGTACTATTGTAGTAAGTACTTCAAAAGGTGTTTTAGCTAACGACGAAGCTTACAAAGCAGGCGTTGGCGGTGAAGTTTTATGTACTATTTGGTAAGAGTTTCTACTTTTTATGGTATTCGGTATCCATTCTTATAAAGTAGTCATATCGTAGACAAGTAAAAAGGAAAAATGAATGTCTCGTATAGGTAAACAACCAGTTGCTATTCCAAGTGGAGTAGAAGTAAAATTAGAAGGTAACTTGCTAAAATTCAAAAAAGGAAATTTAGCAAAAGAGCTTGATACAAAAGCAAATGTTAATGTTGAGATTAAAGAAGGGCAAATTCTTTTCTCTCCTAAAGGTGAAGATAGACAAAGTAGAGCTTATTGGGGAACTTATAGAGCTTTAGCTCAAAACATCATCATCGGCTTAACTGATGGTTTTAGCAAAACTTTAGAAATCA
This genomic stretch from Campylobacter lari subsp. concheus harbors:
- the rpsJ gene encoding 30S ribosomal protein S10, whose translation is MERIRLKLKAYDHRVLDRTVAAIVEAVKRTGADIRGPVPMPTKIKRYTVLKSPHINKDSREQFEMRIHARMLDIVAATPDTVDSLTKLDLAPEVNVEVRAMGK
- the rplD gene encoding 50S ribosomal protein L4, with the translated sequence MSKVTVLNDKFEKASELDLPAKYAEVNPHNLYLYVKSYLASLRANTAHTKGRSDVSGGGKKPWRQKGRGGARAGSTRTNVWVGGAVAFGPTNNRNYFQKVNKKQKRLALERALADKAQNNALFSVDSLSIESGKTKDANAVIKKLGLKDALIVKDLLDEKTLLAFRNLANCYVVDISEVNAYLVSVFNAVIIEKAALESIVKEG
- a CDS encoding ATP-binding protein; the encoded protein is MKSLQFFYDNYPKFQKFDERKIQIQTHKNIIIKGGFASGKKNLILNFLSLYKAENILFIDCDDLKFQVSALVNLNSFLTYNPQIKFLALCNFTHDFDFASLKHLNLQIILSVCDSNFCLDQFEELHLDYLDFEEFLSLNKKYADTKTMVSYFLHTGRNVILNHNFNTNSSYLKSFYTPLELTILKQIALELGSEFSVNELLKTLKNSIKISKDTLYKSIEKLESNYTLYFVKNLEKNLKKVYFWDFSLKNSLSIQKDFSTLFENLILSELFKFKQKIFYTKHFDFYLPSLKNAFLCSPFKDKDLLSLKVKKILSKNQLTLSTIYIITLSQRDEFFVEGMRVMILPFDEWALGN
- the coaE gene encoding dephospho-CoA kinase (Dephospho-CoA kinase (CoaE) performs the final step in coenzyme A biosynthesis.), translated to MQNAYFVTSSIAGGKSSFIKIVQNLGFDTLSADVIAHELLNENANFIAKLFNNDDLIITGKIDRKKLGTIVFNDLNAKKKLEDFLHPKIKEAILQKAQILDKKNKAFFIELPLFFENNHYQNLGKSILIYTPKELLLQRLMQRDNLDENEALKRINLQLDIEEKLKKADFVIKNTSGYENFEKNVLNFLKHTLKVEK
- a CDS encoding glucosaminidase domain-containing protein, whose translation is MKLIVILLSSVLFLKAEFIAGFDEQYYALSIKEKREVFIKKINALLDVSFKEIEKEKEFIEFFFKEAIKNNFRKLNTNALQKLWFLKEKYRVKNLYDHKEYQVRIQKVPKSLAIAQAIIESATGTSRFAKEANNLFGEWTWGEKGLVPKERGEGKTHKIRIFDSLQESVDSYLLNLNRHDAYKEFRAWRWNAISENEKLDGKEAASHLEKYSEIKSNYTELILSIIEQYKLDELD
- the dcuC gene encoding C4-dicarboxylate transporter DcuC, encoding MEVFLSVVATLFCVFLVAYFILNKYNPIFTFFLSGIVILIIISLATGESVLKQSLGNPVFDVFGFVTQTFKTNLAGVGLIIMSVAGFAAYMKHINASAKLAFVANKPLGKIKNKYLVLSGTFVVGMALKIVISSYTGLLLLLLASIYPVLITIGIRPITAVSVLSLIALDYGPKDGNSINLADMVGIENVVAMFFEYQIYPVIAYVVVIALLIPFYYSYMDKKDLAKGVVDNIEHMEIKNPNCPLFYIFLPWLPIVFLFCAYFANLYGYKVKLDVVSANFLSISLVFILEYVRHKDAKKLADDLMVILKAMAEIFVSVVCIIIAASIFAEGIKALKGIEHLALAVSSMGASAVLLTIIVLSFIVYFASVIMGSGIAAFNAFGRLAPDIAQKLGINPVSLALPLEIASCLGRAASPISGGILALAGFAKLDPIAIVKRSTPMLLVGMALNILIAWYFA
- the rplC gene encoding 50S ribosomal protein L3, whose translation is MEYIVEKIGMSRTISTPSIPVTLLKLVQTKVCEVENGKALVAYVKGKANNKCIAGQQKKYNLSAEYNRFASLEVANTEAGDIDLNPLKEASILKVSFNSKGRGYSGVVKRHGFAGGPASHGSRFHRRHGSIGNREWPGRVQPGMKMAGHYGNVKVTVKNEVVSFDEENGILVVKGAVPGFNGAMGKIRIAK
- the purM gene encoding phosphoribosylformylglycinamidine cyclo-ligase, with product MNISYEDAGVSIDNGNAFVEAIKPLVKETFNENVLGGIGSFSGAFAMPSGFKNPVMLAATDGVGTKLRLAIDSQKFDTIGEDLVAMCVNDLICNFATPLFFLDYYATAKLDVEVAKKVVAGIANGCKKANCALIGGETAEMPGMYHSNDFDLAGFSVGMAEKDEIDRRNFVKNGDILLALPSSGLHSNGYSLARKVLFEAQNLKFDDKIESKNLIDILLEPTRIYVKDFLKLKPFINALAHITGGGLVENLPRVFPRGIGAIIRKHHLKTPEIFYQIGQSVEEAEMYRSFNMGVGLVMVVDPSNVGKVLESSDAYVIGEVVLNEGVILE
- the dapF gene encoding diaminopimelate epimerase — encoded protein: MKFYKYCASGNDFVVFADNEKKDRSELAKILCNRYEGIGADGLIVVVPHDRYDFEWEFYNCDGSKASMCGNGSRAAAHFAHHYLKKSQYLNFLTGAGLIKSFVDDDIVEIKLSGVKDIKEAFEYKGRIWQGCNTGVPHIVTFVDDLNEFDVNLCKEVRKRYNANVNFAKVEDDKFIRVRTYERGVEDETLACGTGMGACFYLAYLNQEAKDDILVKPKSNESLYFRLEEDQIFFRGKVKCCFEADCNFA